Proteins from a single region of Budorcas taxicolor isolate Tak-1 chromosome 11, Takin1.1, whole genome shotgun sequence:
- the IER3 gene encoding radiation-inducible immediate-early gene IEX-1 — protein MCHSRSSLPTMTVLRAPTPVSSTSPGPRRGSGPEIFTFDPLPEPAVAPAARPSATRGHRKRSRRVLYPRVVRRQLPVEEPNPAKRLLFVLLTIIFCQILMAEDGASVPLAPEDTSSAPSPAPTAAAPVFEPLNLTSEPSDYALDLSTFLQQHPAAF, from the exons ATGTGTCACTCTCGcagctccctccccaccatgACCGTCCTGCGGGCTCCGACCCCGGTCTCCTCCACCAGCCCGGGACCCCGACGGGGCTCCGGTCCCGAGATCTTCACCTTCGACCCTCTCCCGGAGCCCGCCGTGGCCCCCGCTGCGCGCCCTAGCGCCACCCGCGGGCATCGAAAGCGCAGCCGTAGGGTCCTCTACCCACGAGTG GTCCGGCGTCAGCTGCCAGTCGAGGAACCGAACCCTGCCAAAAGGCTGCTCTTTGTCCTGCTGACCATCATCTTCTGTCAGATCCTGATGGCTGAAGACGGTGCGTCTGTACCCCTGGCCCCGGAGGACACCTCCAGCGCACCGTCCCCCGCGCCCACCGCTGCAGCCCCGGTCTTCGAGCCCCTTAATCTGACCTCGGAGCCCTCGGACTACGCTTTGGATCTCAGCACTTTTCTCCAGCAACACCCGGCCGCCTTCTAA
- the FLOT1 gene encoding flotillin-1, producing MFFTCGPNEAMVVSGFCRSPPVMVAGGRVFVLPCIQQIQRISLNTLTLNVKSEKVYTRHGVPISVTGIAQVKIQGQNKEMLAAACQMFLGKTEAEIAHIALETLEGHQRAIMAHMTVEEIYKDRQKFSEQVFKVASSDLVNMGISVVSYTLKDIHDDQDYLHSLGKARTAQVQKDARIGEAEAKRDAGIREAKAKQEKVSAQYLSEIEMAKAQRDYELKKAAYDIEVNTRRAQADLAYQLQVAKTKQQIEEQRVQVQVVERAQQVAVQEQEIARREKELEARVRKPAEAERYKLERLAEAEKSQLIMQAEAEAEAVRMRGEAEAFAIGARARAEAEQMAKKAEAFQLYQEAAQLDMLLEKLPQVAEEISGPLTSANKITLVSSGSGAMGAAKVTGEVLDILSRLPESVERLTGVSISQVNHKPLRTA from the exons ATGTTTTTCACCTGTGGCCCAAATGAGGCCATGGTGGTCTCCG GTTTCTGCCGGAGCCCCCCAGTCATGGTGGCTGGAGGCCGTGTCTTTGTCCTGCCCTGCATCCAGCAAATCCAGAG GATCTCACTCAACACACTGACCCTCAATGTCAAGAGTGAAAAGGTTTACACTCGCCATGGGGTCCCCATCTCAGTCACTGGCATTGCCCAG GTAAAGATCCAGGGTCAGAACAAGGAGATGCTGGCCGCCGCCTGCCAGATGTTCCTGGGGAAGACGGAGGCAGAGATCGCCCACATCGCGCTGGAGACACTGGAGGGCCACCAGAGGGCTATCATGGCCCACATGACCGTGGAG GAAATCTATAAGGACAGGCAGAAATTCTCAGAGCAGGTTTTCAAAGTGGCCTCCTCAGACCTGGTCAACATGGGCATCAGCGTGGTCAGCTACACCCTGAAGGACATTCACGACGATCAG GACTATTTGCACTCCTTGGGGAAGGCTCGAACAGCTCAGGTCCAAAAAGATGCTCGGATTGGGGAAGCAGAGGCCAAAAGAGACGCCGGGATCCGG GAGGCCAAAGCCAAGCAGGAGAAGGTGTCTGCTCAGTACCTGAGTGAGATTGAGATGGCCAAGGCACAGAGGGACTACGAGCTGAAGAAGGCCGCATATGACATCGAAGTCAACACGCGCCGAGCACAGGCTGACCTGGCCTATCAACTTCAG GTGGCCAAGACGAAACAGCAGATCGAGGAGCAGCGGGTGCAGGTGCAGGTGGTGGAGCGGGCCCAGCAGGTGGCAGTGCAGGAGCAGGAGATCGCCCGCCGGGAGAAGGAACTGGAGGCCCGCGTGCGCAAGCCGGCGGAAGCCGAGCGCTACAAGCTGGAGCGTCTGGCGGAGGCAGAGAA GTCCCAGCTGATCATGCAGGCGGAGGCAGAAGCAGAGGCTGTGCGG ATGCGTGGGGAAGCAGAGGCCTTTGCAATAGGGGCCCGAGCCAGGGCCGAGGCTGAGCAGATGGCCAAGAAGGCAGAGGCATTCCAGCTGTACCAGGAGGCTGCTCAGCTGGACATGCTGCTGGAGAAGCTGCcccag GTGGCGGAGGAGATCAGTGGTCCCTTGACCTCAGCCAATAAGATCACACTGGTGTCCAGTGGAAGTGGGGCCATGGGGGCGGCCAAAGTGACCGGGGAAGTGCTGGACATCCTGAGCCGCCTGCCGGAGAGCGTCGAGAGACTCACAGGCGTCAGCATCTCCCAG